In the Mycolicibacterium thermoresistibile genome, one interval contains:
- the mtrB gene encoding MtrAB system histidine kinase MtrB has protein sequence MIFSSRRRIRGRSGPLLRGFGALGRALGHLWRRSLQLRVVALTLGLSLAVIVVLGFVLTSQITDRILEVKVQAAIEEIERARNTVSGIVGGEETRSLDSSLQLARNTLIDRKADEGSGLAGTFDAVLVVPGDGPRAATTAGPVQQIPTGLRDFVKAGQVSYQYATVHTDNFAGPALLVGSPTGSSTSSVTNLELYLIFPLNNEESTIALVRGTIATGGLVLLGLLAAISLLVARQVVLPVRSASRIAERFAEGHLTERMPVRGEDDMARLAMSFNDMAESLSRQITQLEEFGNLQRRFTSDVSHELRTPLTTVRMAADLIHDNSADLDPALRRSIELMVSELDRFESLLNDLLEISRHDAGVAELSVESVDLRSTVRSALDNVGHLADDAGIELLMDLPEHEVIAEVDSRRVERILRNLIANAIDHAERKPVRIRMAADEDTVAVTVRDYGVGLRPGEEKLVFSRFWRSDPSRVRRSGGTGLGLAISVEDARLHQGRLEAWGEPGKGACFRLTLPLVRGHKVTTSPLPLKPMDESGARAAQRANRHREPAGEGV, from the coding sequence ATGATCTTCAGTTCCAGGCGCCGTATCCGCGGCCGGTCGGGTCCGCTGCTGCGCGGATTCGGCGCGCTCGGTCGTGCGCTGGGTCACCTGTGGCGGCGTTCCCTGCAACTGCGGGTGGTCGCACTCACGCTCGGGTTGTCGCTCGCCGTCATCGTCGTGCTCGGGTTCGTTCTGACCAGCCAGATCACCGACCGCATCCTCGAGGTCAAGGTGCAGGCGGCGATCGAGGAGATCGAACGGGCCCGCAACACCGTCAGCGGCATCGTGGGTGGCGAGGAAACCCGGTCGCTGGACAGCAGCCTGCAGTTGGCCCGTAACACCCTGATCGACCGCAAGGCCGATGAGGGGTCGGGGCTGGCCGGAACCTTCGACGCGGTGCTGGTCGTGCCCGGTGACGGGCCGCGTGCGGCGACGACGGCCGGACCCGTGCAGCAGATCCCCACCGGCCTGCGCGACTTCGTCAAGGCCGGTCAGGTGAGCTACCAGTACGCCACGGTGCACACCGACAACTTCGCCGGGCCCGCGCTGCTCGTGGGCAGCCCCACCGGGTCTTCGACGTCATCGGTGACCAACCTCGAGCTGTACCTGATCTTCCCGCTGAACAACGAGGAGAGCACCATCGCGTTGGTGCGCGGCACCATCGCCACCGGCGGTCTGGTGCTGCTCGGCCTGCTGGCGGCGATCTCGCTGCTGGTGGCGCGGCAGGTGGTGCTGCCGGTCCGTTCGGCGTCGCGGATCGCCGAACGGTTCGCCGAAGGGCACCTCACCGAGCGGATGCCGGTCCGCGGCGAGGACGACATGGCCCGGCTGGCGATGAGCTTCAACGACATGGCCGAGAGCCTGTCCCGCCAGATCACCCAGCTCGAGGAGTTCGGGAACCTGCAGCGGCGGTTCACCTCCGACGTCAGCCACGAGTTGCGCACTCCGCTGACCACGGTGCGGATGGCCGCCGATCTGATCCACGACAACAGTGCGGATCTCGACCCCGCGCTGCGTCGCTCGATCGAGTTGATGGTCAGCGAACTCGACCGGTTCGAATCGCTGCTCAACGATCTGCTGGAGATCTCCCGCCACGACGCCGGCGTCGCCGAGTTGTCGGTCGAGTCGGTCGACCTGCGTTCCACCGTGCGCAGCGCGTTGGACAATGTGGGGCATCTGGCCGACGACGCCGGTATCGAACTGCTCATGGATTTGCCCGAACACGAGGTGATCGCGGAGGTGGACTCGCGCCGGGTGGAGCGCATCCTGCGCAACCTGATCGCCAACGCCATCGACCACGCCGAACGCAAGCCGGTGCGGATCCGGATGGCCGCGGACGAGGACACCGTCGCGGTCACCGTCCGCGACTACGGGGTGGGGCTGCGGCCGGGGGAGGAGAAACTGGTGTTCAGCCGGTTCTGGCGGTCGGACCCGTCCCGGGTGCGCCGCTCCGGCGGCACCGGTCTGGGCCTGGCCATCAGCGTCGAGGACGCCCGCCTGCACCAGGGCCGGCTCGAAGCCTGGGGCGAGCCGGGCAAGGGGGCCTGCTTCCGGCTCACCCTGCCGCTGGTGCGCGGTCACAAGGTGACGACCAGCCCGCTGCCGCTCAAACCGATGGACGAGTCCGGTGCGCGGGCGGCCCAGCGGGCCAACAGACATCGGGAACCGGCGGGAGAAGGCGTGTGA
- the mtrA gene encoding two-component system response regulator MtrA, with the protein MDTMRQRILVVDDDPSLAEMLTIVLRGEGFDTAVIGDGSQALTAVRELRPDLVLLDLMLPGMNGIDVCRVLRADSGVPIVMLTAKSDTVDVVLGLESGADDYVVKPFKPKELVARVRARLRRNEDEPAEMLSIGDIDIDVPAHKVTRNGEQIQLTPLEFDLLVALARKPRQVFTRDVLLEQVWGYRHPADTRLVNVHVQRLRAKVEKDPENPQVVLTVRGVGYKAGPP; encoded by the coding sequence ATGGACACCATGAGGCAGAGAATTCTCGTTGTCGATGACGATCCTTCGCTGGCCGAGATGCTCACCATCGTGCTTCGGGGCGAAGGATTCGACACCGCGGTCATCGGCGACGGCAGTCAGGCGCTCACCGCGGTCCGCGAGCTGCGACCCGATCTGGTCTTGCTGGACCTGATGCTGCCGGGCATGAACGGTATCGACGTCTGCCGGGTGCTGCGTGCCGATTCCGGCGTGCCGATCGTGATGCTCACCGCCAAGAGCGACACCGTCGACGTGGTGCTGGGCCTGGAGTCCGGCGCCGACGACTACGTGGTCAAACCGTTCAAACCGAAGGAGCTGGTCGCACGGGTGCGGGCGCGGCTGCGCCGCAACGAGGACGAACCCGCGGAGATGCTGTCGATCGGCGATATCGACATCGACGTCCCCGCGCACAAGGTCACCCGCAACGGCGAGCAGATCCAGCTCACTCCGCTGGAGTTCGACCTGCTGGTGGCGTTGGCGCGGAAACCGCGGCAGGTGTTTACTCGTGATGTGTTGCTCGAACAGGTGTGGGGCTATCGCCACCCCGCTGACACCCGTTTGGTGAACGTGCATGTTCAGCGGTTGCGGGCCAAGGTGGAGAAGGACCCGGAGAACCCGCAGGTGGTCCTGACCGTTCGAGGAGTGGGGTACAAGGCCGGCCCGCCATGA